From a region of the Actinomycetes bacterium genome:
- a CDS encoding SMP-30/gluconolactonase/LRE family protein yields the protein MTLEAERFGGRYAFHGEGPVWFDGRLHLVDLFAGDVLSVDAEGALHERVHVDRIAAAVRPRSAGGWVLGVERGFALRDPDGTLHTLPEVWSDPAVRMNDGATDPFGGFYCGSMAYDHEHLPRAGTLYRLDASGDVRAVLAGVTISNGLAWSPDGSRAYYVDTPTSRVDVLDSRAPGELVDRRPFVDTTALSGVPDGLTVDAEGGVWVAFYGGGCVRRFAPDGRLIEQVDLPVSRPTSCAFGGPGLTDLFVTTSRENLPDDAEPDAGALFRAQTSTLGLPVVPYAG from the coding sequence ATGACCCTGGAGGCCGAGCGGTTCGGTGGACGGTACGCCTTCCATGGCGAGGGGCCGGTCTGGTTCGACGGCCGCCTCCACCTGGTCGACCTGTTCGCCGGCGACGTGCTGAGCGTCGACGCGGAGGGAGCCCTCCACGAGCGGGTGCACGTCGACCGGATCGCCGCCGCCGTCCGCCCGCGCTCCGCCGGCGGCTGGGTGCTGGGCGTCGAGCGGGGATTCGCCCTGCGCGACCCTGACGGGACCCTGCACACCCTCCCCGAGGTGTGGAGCGACCCCGCGGTCCGGATGAACGACGGGGCGACGGATCCGTTCGGCGGCTTCTACTGCGGCTCCATGGCCTACGACCACGAGCACCTGCCCCGCGCGGGCACGCTCTACCGGCTGGACGCGTCCGGAGACGTACGTGCGGTGCTAGCGGGCGTGACCATCTCCAACGGGCTCGCCTGGAGCCCCGACGGCTCCCGCGCCTACTACGTCGACACCCCGACCTCGCGGGTGGACGTCCTGGACAGCCGGGCGCCTGGCGAGCTGGTCGACCGGCGCCCGTTCGTGGACACGACGGCGCTCTCCGGCGTGCCGGACGGCCTCACCGTCGATGCCGAGGGCGGCGTCTGGGTGGCCTTCTATGGCGGCGGGTGCGTACGCCGCTTCGCGCCCGACGGCCGGCTGATCGAGCAGGTGGACCTCCCGGTGTCGAGGCCCACGTCGTGCGCGTTCGGCGGACCGGGGCTCACCGATCTCTTCGTCACGACCAGCCGGGAGAACCTGCCGGATGACGCCGAGCCCGACGCCGGCGCGCTCTTCCGGGCGCAGACCAGCACGTTGGGCCTCCCGGTCGTCCCGTACGCCGGATGA